In Nicotiana tabacum cultivar K326 chromosome 19, ASM71507v2, whole genome shotgun sequence, one DNA window encodes the following:
- the LOC107805728 gene encoding V-type proton ATPase subunit B2: protein MGVAPNNIEMEEGNLEVGMEYRTVSGVAGPLVILDKVKGPKYQEIVNIRLGDGTTRRGQVLEVDGEKAVVQVFEGTSGIDNKYTTVQFTGEVLKTPVSLDMLGRIFNGSGKPIDNGPPILPEAYRDISGSSINPSERTYPEEMIQTGISTVDVMNSIARGQKIPLFSAAGLPHNEIAAQICRQAGLVKRLEKADNLLEGGEGDNFAIVFAAMGVNMETAQFFKRDFEENGSMERVTLFLNLANDPTIERIITPRIALTTAEYLAYECGKHVLVILTDMSSYADALREVSAAREEVPGRRGYPGYMYTDLATIYERAGRIEGRTGSITQIPILTMPNDDITHPTPDLTGYITEGQIYIDRQLHNRQIYPPINVLPSLSRLMKSAIGEGMTRRDHSDVSNQLYANYAIGKDVQAMKAVVGEEALSSEDLLYLEFLDKFERKFVAQGAYDTRNIFQSLDLAWTLLRIFPRELLHRIPAKTLDQYYSRDASN, encoded by the exons AATACAGAACTGTCTCCGGTGTTGCTGGACCGCTGGTTATCCTTGACAAAGTTAAG GGACCCAAGTACCAGGAGATTGTTAACATTCGGTTGGGAGATGGAACTACTCGACGTGGACAAGTTCTGGAAGTTGATGGTGAAAAAGCTGTTGTTCAG GTTTTTGAAGGAACATCTGGAATTGACAACAAATACACAACTGTGCAGTTTACTGGGGAG GTTTTAAAGACACCAGTTTCATTGGATATGCTTGGACGCATCTTTAATGGTTCTGGCAAGCCAATTGACAACGGTCCTCCTATTTTACCTGAGGCTTACAGGGATATCTCAG GAAGTTCTATCAACCCTAGTGAGAGAACATATCCTGAAGAGATGATACAGACAGGAATTTCCACAGTAGATGTCATGAATTCAATTGCTAGAGGGCAGAAGATTCCTCTTTTCTCTGCCGCCGGTCTTCCTCATAATGAGATTGCAGCCCAGATCTGTCGTCAGGCTGGACTGGTGAAGAGGTTGGAGAAAGCTGACAACCTTCTTGAG GGTGGTGAAGGGGACAATTTTGCCATAGTCTTTGCTGCTATGGGAGTCAACATGGAAACAGCACAATTTTTTAAACGTGATTTTGAGGAAAATGGATCTATGGAGAGAGTGACACTCTTCTTAAACTTG GCTAATGATCCTACTATAGAGCGTATTATTACTCCCAGGATTGCTCTGACAACTGCAGAATACCTAGCATATGAGTGTGGAAAGCATGTTCTTGTAATTTTAACTGATATGAGTTCATATGCTGATGCTCTTCGTGAG GTATCTGCTGCCCGAGAAGAAGTGCCTGGAAGGCGTGGATATCCTGGTTATATGTATACCGATCTGGCAACAATCTATGAACGAGCTGGACGTATCGAGGGACGAACGGGCTCCATCACACAAATTCCAATTCTGACCATGCCAAATGATG ATATTACACATCCAACCCCGGATCTTACAGGTTATATCACCGAAGGACAAATATATATTGACCGACAGCTTCATAACCGGCAG ATATACCCACCAATCAATGTGCTTCCATCCCTGTCTCGGTTGATGAAG AGTGCCATTGGTGAGGGTATGACTAGGAGGGATCATTCTGATGTATCCAACCAG CTGTATGCAAATTATGCTATTGGCAAGGATGTCCAGGCAATGAAAGCTGTGGTTGGAGAAGAAGCATTATCTTCTGAGGACCTG CTTTACTTAGAGTTTCTTGACAAATTCGAGAGGAAGTTTGTTGCCCAAGGAGCCTACGACACCCGTAACATTTTCCAGTCGCTTGATTTAGCTTGGACACTCCTTCGGATCTTCCCTCGTGAGCTTCTTCACCGTATTCCCGCGAAGACCCTGGATCAGTACTACAGCCGCGATGCGTCTAATTGA
- the LOC107805729 gene encoding putative hexosyltransferase MUCI70, giving the protein MDSVSLRAIRRPDRNHLQSRDGKEGFLASGKLYHDSPMRIIWKRGFIRLVLVAGIIWGMLILTALLFHAWSCQSSIAFFSALCNKSSKIYEVIQSMGLVTPPHRCPIPVADDPNKIVIPKRRSPEKYVQSLSYFMEDVTATNGSQSPPLFGGNITWKQRDESFKIKPNMKVHCGFIRNGGAEMAQKDIKYVKKCRFVVASGIFDGYDAPHQPSNISARSQKLFCFLMVVDEVSLEFIKKNVTVREDNEGGEWVGIWRLILLKNPPYDEPRRNGKVPKILTHRLFPQAQYSIWIDGKMELIVDPLLLLERYLWREKNTFAIAQHKHHRNVYEEADANKRRKRYARPLIDLHMKIYRYEGMEPWNPKKSTPSDVPEGAVIIREHTALSNLFSCLWFNEVHLFTPRDQLSFGYVVYRLGGLFKFFMFPNCEYNSIFILHNHTREHSSKVEWVKSLDEFKKKTGLKESRGGLGLWIPYPGNLDSVVLPSVKRTSKAG; this is encoded by the exons ATGGACAGTGTTTCTTTAAGAGCTATTCGAAGACCAGACCGTAACCATCTTCAATCTAGAG ATGGTAAGGAAGGCTTCCTTGCAAGTGGGAAGTTATACCACGACTCCCCAATGAGGATTATATGGAAAAGGGGCTTCATTCGGTTGGTTCTTGTGGCCGGAATTATTTGGGGGATGCTCATTCTAACCGCATTGTTATTTCATGCTTGGTCTTGCCAGTCTTCTATTGCTTTCTTTTCAG CCCTTTGTAACAAAAGCAGTAAAATATATGAAGTAATTCAGAGTATGGGACTTGTGACACCTCCACATc GTTGTCCTATTCCTGTAGCAGATGATCCAAATAAGATTGTTATTCCAAAAAGGAGATCTCCGGAAAAGTATGTGCAATCACTTTCTTACTTTATGGAGGATGTGACAGCAACCAACGGATCTCAGTCGCCCCCTTTGTTTGGAGGAAATATAACATGGAAACAGAGAGATGAGAGCTTTAAAATAAAACCAAACATGAAG GTGCACTGTGGCTTTATACGAAATGGTGGTGCAGAAATGGCTCAGAAAGACATCAAATATGTCAAGAAGTGTCGGTTCGTTGTTGCCTCTGGTATTTTTGATGGGTATGATGCACCTCACCAGCCATCAAATATAAGTGCACGTTCTCAGAAGCTCTTTTGCTTTCTTATGGTTGTCGATGAAGTATCCCTCGAGTTCATCAAGAAAAATGTTACTGTTAGAGAGGACAACGAAGGGGGAGAATGGGTTGGTATCTGGCGTTTGATTCTATTGAAGAATCCTCCGTATGATGAGCCTAGAAGGAATGGAAAAGTTCCAAAAATATTAACCCACAGATTATTTCCTCAAGCACAGTACAGCATCTGGATTGATGGTAAAATGGAGCTGATAGTTGACCCATTGCTATTACTTGAAAG ATACTTGTGGCGTGAGAAGAATACGTTTGCAATTGCTCAGCACAAGCATCACCGCAATGTGTACGAAGAGGCTGATGCAAACAAAAGGAGAAAGCGATATGCTCGTCCTCTGATTGATCTTCATATGAAGATATATCGCTACGAGGGAATGGAACCATGGAATCCAAAGAAAAGCACTCCTAGTG ATGTTCCAGAAGGAGCCGTCATCATACGAGAACATACTGCACTGAGTAATTTGTTTAGTTGCTTGTGGTTCAATGAAGTTCACCTCTTCACACCGAGAGATCAGCTGAGCTTTGGGTATGTTGTCTATAGGTTAGGAGGCCTATTCAAATTTTTTATGTTTCCTAATTGTGAGTATAACTCCATCTTTATTTTGCACAATCATACCCGTGAACATTCATCCAaagtagagtgggtaaaatctttggatgaatttaagaagaaaactGGTTTGAAAGAGAGTAGGGGAGGATTAGGGTTGTGGATTCCTTATCCAGGGAATTTGGATTCGGTTGTATTACCATCTGTAAAGAGAACTTCAAAAGCTGGATGA